The region AGCCACATCTGTACTGGCAATGATTTGATTCTTGAATGCCGCTGTACCAAAGAATGCTGTTGCCTGATCATTGGTAATGGCACCAGCTCCCCGAACGGGCGTGTTCATGTTGGCAAGTACAAGACCACGCAATTGCATAGCGCCACTTGTTGCATTGTCCAATGTACCGGTTGTGCCCGTTGGCGCGTCCAGACGAAGTCCTTCCGGATAGCCTACCATCAACGAGTTGAAAATACTGAGCGATGTATTCCGACGGAGGTGCATAGCCGACTGGAAGGGTCCACTGCCTTTTGGCGAAGCAGCACTCGAAGGTGTACCACTGAAGACGAAGTTACTCATGTTGGCAAACACACCACCCGTAAGCGGTAAGCCTGCGTTTGGACCAGTGGCGGGCAAGCCGGGGTTAAAGTTATCCGATTCAAATCCGTTCGAAGCTGATTGGTCAGCTACTTCAGGATCGCGAAGCGCAACGCCATACTGAACTTTACCAGACCAGCCCCAGTCGGTATCCCAATCATCATCAAAACCACGTAGGGCAATGAGGTATTTTGCATTTACCGTACCGCCAAACCATTCGTATGAATCATCACCACTGTACGATACCTGAATGTGATCCAGTGTTGTACCAGCACCAACACCGTACATGGTCAGACCGTTAATTTCACTGTTGGCAAGCAGGGCAATACCGCCAAACTCAATCCGTACGTACTGCATAACACCCGAGTTGTCATTCACATCCGAGTAGGTACCCAGTGTTCCCGGAATTCCGCCTTCAAAGGCTGTTGCGCCAGGTTGGTTAGTTGGTGCTTTACCGATCAGAACAACACCGCCCCAGTCGCCATAACTACGAGAGCCAGCCGCTTTGTTCGATGTGAACACGATGGGTGCACTGGCTGTACCGGCTGCGTTGATCTTGGCACCTGCCTGAATAATCAGCGTTGCGCCTTTCTGCTGCCCTGATGGGTCAACATCTTTGCCGCCCCCTTTAATAACGGTTCCGGGTTCGATGGTTAACGTAGCCGGTGCTTTTACATTGACAAAGCCTTTCAGATAATAAATGTTGTTGGCTGTCCATTTTTGATCAGAGGTGATATCACCTGTTACATCAACAACTGGTTTATTTCCCAATTGAAACGCTGTAGTGCTGGTTACTGTAGCACCACCCGATGTAACCGCAATGGGTGTACCTGCGTTAGCTGGTACAACAACGGTCAACGACGTCGTCGAAGCACCCGTTACAGTTGCCGGAACACCGCCAAAGGTAACCGTGTTGCTGGCAGGTGTGGCATTGAAGGCCGTACCCGTAATAACAACTGTTGAGCCAGCCGGAGCAGATGATGGCGTAAAACTGGTGATGCTCAGAACAGGAGCTGGTGTATCCTCATTTTTACAGGACATTACCACCACAAACAGGCCAAGTACCAACGCCACTAACACGGAGGTTGGACGGCGTAATTGAGAAACGTGCATAAACATTGTGTTTTGTTAATCAGGTATTATCTAGGTTGTATTCGTATTCAGCTTAAGGGATGACTGTCCGGCGGCCAAACGTGTAAATAGCGCTGACCGTATAGTAGCTACCCCGCTTGAACTTGCGAAGCATCTGGTCGGCACCAGCCGTTTGGGAAGTTACGTCGCTCCCGATTTTGCCATCCCGGTTGAAATCCTGCGCGAACCGTACGTACTGGTTCAGGAGGTCCTGCACACCAAATCGCAGCTCAAGCTTTTTGTTAAACTGCTTGGTAAGGTTGAGGTCGATCACGTTCCGGGGCATTTCGTACACCGTTGGGTTTTGGCTGTTACCCACCGTGAAAATCCGCTGACCGAAAACGTTGTACAACACGTTCCACTGCCAGCCTGAATTAGGTGCGGCATAATAAACACCCGCGTTGATGAGGTAAGGCGACTGCCCGGCGAGCGCCCGTTTGGTATCCGCAATGCCGCGAATATCGTATTGCTGAATGGTGCCGCTCAGGTCGGGAGCCGTTACGATGTCACCCACATTCACCTGACTCTTAATGAGCGAAACGTTACCGACTACCGACAGGTTTTGCAGGAACGCACTGGCCGAATTCTGGAAACCTTTACGGAACTCCAGTTCTACGCCGTAATTCTGCGCCGACTGAGCATTGGTGAACGTATAGGCAAGGCCATTGCCCTGAAACAACAGGTACGACTCGATGGGGTTTGTAAAATGCTTGTAGAAACCCGTTACCGAAATCAACTCATTGGGGCTTGGATAAAACTCCCACTTGGCATCGAGGTTCTGAATCTTCGCCGTCGTGAGGGTCGTGTTACCCTGAATATCAGCAAGCAGGTTGAAGTCGTAGTAATTGAACGGAGCCAACTCCCGGAACTCAGGCCGGTTTACGGACGAGGAGTAAGCAAAACGAAGGTTTGTACGGTCGCTCAGCTTGTATGTAAAGTTGACCGATGGCAGCGGACTGAAAATTTTGTTGTTTACAAGCCGGGTATCCACACCGTTTAGTTTGGATGTGATACCCTGGTCATTATATTCCCCCCGGAAGCCAAGCGTCAGGTTAGCGTTCGGACCAAAGTATACGTCGCCACTAACGTAGCCAGCCAGGTAGGTATTCTGACCTTTGTAAGCATCGCGGTCGCGGGTACCGTCCAGCATGGAGAAGCTTCCTTGCGAACCCGTTACGTTTTCCGGCGCGAATGCAGTGGCTATATCACGTTGTTTAGCAGCCGACGCACTACCAACGGCCTGGTAACCGTAGAAATGAGCGGCATAGTCGCGATTCTTTTGTTCGGCATACACGCCAAACCGGATTTTGTTCGGCTCCCGATCAGTTGGGTTGCCGAAGGTGTGCTCACCATTGGCGATGGCCGAAATCACATACTCGTGTAATTTAGAGTTGAACCGGCCTACTTCCGTTGGCGTCGGGTCGTTTGGCGTAGCAATCAGGAATGGTGCAGGCTGACCATCACTACCGGTTGTACCGGTTGGGCGCAGGTAGCGAGCCCGTTTCCAGTCAGGCTCCCAGCGACCGGTATAGCCAAAGCTACCCACCCAATTGATTTTGGTAAGCGGACTGATGCTGTGCTCACCCGCCAGTTGCGTGGTCAGGATACTGCGGTTTTCAAAACGCTCCGAAAAGCTACGAACGTCATACCCTTCGGCCACCTGCGCACCTGTACGAACTACAGTTTCGGTGGTGCTCAACTGGTTAAATAATGTTTTCCATTCCAGCGTAAAGCCGGGCGAGAAACGCGCCGACCAGTTATGAAGAAGCCCCAGGCGGGTCTGGCGAGCGTAGTTGGCATCGTTATACTGCTGGGTAATGGCGTTGGCAATGGTTCCATTATCGTACAGCTTAAGGTCAATATTCGAAAACTGATTCGTCATCGAATAGTTGATACTCGTCAGATTGCTCACCCGTACATCGCCCACGTCGAATCGGCGGCCCAGGTTCAGAGCAAATCGAATATCAGGCGATAAGGTCAAGTCTTTCAACGCCCAGGTGTTCGGCAGCAGTCTGGCATAAGCCGCCCGCTGTAAGGGGTTCAGCGCGTTAAAATCAGCGGATCGGGCCGGGAAACTGGTTGGAATCTGCTGGCTGGCATCCCAAAGGCCCAATGCGTTTAAGCCAGAACGGGTTTGTGATTGTACCGTCTGGAAGGTGGTGTTGCCCCGGTAGCCCAGGGTTAACCCGGCATCCATGAAGTTCTGGTCAGGACGACGTTTTGTATATATTTTGACAATACCACCGGCAAAATCACCCGGCAGCTCAGCCGATCCTGATTTGTAGACGATCATCCGGTCGATGATGTTGCTGGGCACCAAATCAAAGGAGAATGAACGAGTATCAACTTCTGTAGAAGGCGTAATAACATCGTTGATCAGTACCGAATTATAACGGGCCGCTAACCCGCGAATCAGAACGAAGCGATTATCAACGATACTAACACCCGGCACCCGACGAATGGCCGCTGCGGCATCACGATCCTGCGATTTCTGTATCTGCTGCGCCGAAATACCAACGGCAATGGGCTTCAGCTGCTTAATTTCGGTGATAACGGCAATTTCGGTGTTGGTCGCCTTATTGGCCCGGACAACCACTTCCTGAAGGGAGGTTCCTTCTTCATCCAGTTCGGTATCAATAGCGGTAGTGTTTCCCGATTCAACCCGAACATTAGGGATCTCCCGAGTTTTGTAGGAGACGTATGAAATAACAATTTTGTGCGTACCAGCCGGAACATTGGCCAGATTAAAGTGCCCTTCAATGTCGGTAGTTCCCCCGATCTGGGTGCCGTCTACGCGGACGGTACAGCCTATAAGAGATTCTTTTGTTTTTCCGTCTTTAACGGTTCCCTGAACTGTACCCGTCTGGGCAAATACAGCTGTAGACAGCAGGGAGAAAAGTACAAGTAATAGATTGCGGTTCATTTTTAGTTTTGGTATCGCTTTTAAGCGCTGCAAAACTACCCGCCTAGTATTACCTCAATATTACACGAATATTAACTTTTGAGAGGTCGTTAATAACACAACCGATTGATAACCAAATGTATGCCCAAAGCGTAGTTAAGTACTTTTCCATAAAGACAACTTAGCATTTACCATACATAATTTTGAGGACTCTACCTTTTTGTTATTTTAATTTTGATCCAAAAAAGCCTACAAGAGTAATACGTTCTACCTTTAGTCTATATACGTGATTATTTCCGACTATCAAACTAAAAGAGCCAAATCATAATAACTACCTGAAAGTTAGCTACTTGAATAGAAAAGTGGCCGGATAAAGACAAATGGAGTCTTTACCCGGCCAACCCGATGCCTTAACATTGACTTAACAAACCGCAACCGACTAAACGTAAATTTTGCCCGGCAGACAGTTCCGCCTTTCAACCTGCTTTTTGTTGTATCAGGCTTACCTCAAAACAAGTTCCAGCACCAGGGGCCGAGGTAACCGTGATCTTTCCGTTCAATGTGTCCACAAGATGTTTGACCAGAGGAAGGCCAAAACCATAACCAGCCTCTCCAGCAGTTCCATTACTCGAACGGCCCTGTCCGTTGAGTATCTCGGTTAATTTTTCGCTCGTCATACCAACGCCCGAATCCTGAACAGTAAGGCTAAGAACATTGTGTAAGCCCTCAAGTTTCAACCTGGTGTTGACCTGCACCGATCCACCTTCCGGCGTAAACTTGATGGCATTGGAAATTAGATTCCCCACAATCTGTACAACTTTATTCCGTGAAAAGGGAATTAACTCCGTTGAGGCCTCAGTCGAAACGGAGAAGTGAACTCCTTTGGCGAGTGCCTGCGGGCCATACAGCTTTTCCAGGCCAGCTTTTAATTTCGCCTGATGGAAGACCTCTATTTGATGAGACGTTTCATTTTCGTGCTTCCACTTATCATCGTTGACCAGAATTTCATCTGCCAGTTCGAGCAGTGATTTACTGCTCATTTGGATCATCTGAATAAAATCCAGTATCTCTTTGAGTTTAAAACTGTCTCCCCCGTTGGTAACGAGTTGAGCCATGCTGATAATTCCGCCTAAAGGTCCCCGAATGTCGTGCGCGGCCCGTTTTCGGGATTCGTTAAGCTCAGATGCCTGCCGTTTTAGATACTGAATTTCCCGAATTGCGTTCAGGCGGCTAACGACCTCGGCCGCTATTATCCGTAGCAGTTCGACTTTCTCCGGATCAAGTTCCTTTGTGTTTGTATCGAGTACGCAGAGCGCGCCAAGGTTGTGGCCATTACTCGATTTTAACGGTATGCCAAAGTAATACCGTAAATGAGGATCGTCGGCTACATAAAATTGCTCTGAAAAACGGCTGTCGAGTCGTAAGTCTTTGACTTCAAAACTGTCGGGTTCCAGAATGGTATACTGGCAAACGGAGTTTTCACGAGGCATGGAGTCCAGATCCAGTCCATGATTGGTAACCGTCCATTGCGTATAGGAATCAATGAGATTGATCAGGGAGATTTCCGTCCCAGTTACTTTGGCCGCCAGCTTGGTAAGGTCTTTAAATTTGTCTTTAAGCCCGGAATAATCCAGATCAAGATCGGCCAGATCAACAAGTCGTTGAAATTCGTTTTCAGGAACTATGTAGTTCGGTTTCATTTTCTACGAAGAAGTACAGTACGGTTTTTTGTGATATCATTTACATATACGTTGAGTTATCGTAAATATATTAGCAAGAATAATAATTATACCACATGGACCTACTATTTAACCTATTATTTATATAGAATTTAATATTGCCACTAATTCGAGGCTGCTCAGACTTGCCTAAATTAGGTTTATCAATAAGGGGCAATGGCTGATTTGTGTTTCGGAATAGACTTACCCGCGTCGGGAAAAGAAAACAGCCAGCGCAACGCGCTGGCCTTTCCGGCGACACCAATATAAGAATTTCACTTGCCGCTTTTAGGCGGCTATCAATGCAGTAAAGGTAACCGCTCCGTGTTATATGAATATTATGGCACGATTACGCTAACGTTATATATATAGTAACCACCAGACTTAGTCGACTATTCCATTTTGTGGGCTGTTGTTCCCTTCGCGTTTCTGTTGCCAGAATCCGTTGACGAAGGTGTACCGAATTTGCGTTCCCTTCATCAGCAGAAAGGTAGGAATCTGCTCCAATTGAAGCGGTTGTGCCGGAGCGTCCCCCTCATGCAACAAATGCACCGCCTGGCTAGGCTGCCCCACTCCGTCAACCTGTTTTACCCTGAACAACACAATACCGTCGCGCCGAAGGGCTGGCAGGTCGAGGTTATCCAAATCGGCAGCGGAGTTGAGCACATCCGAATACGTTTTCGCCGGAACGAGCGTCAGGCCGGTGGCGTCGATTTCATTCAGCCCATGAAAGGTCGATAAATCACCAATATCTTCCACACTGCTCTTGTATTGAAACGATCTGGCATCCTTGTCGTTGACTTCACTATAATTGATACCTACATCGACTGTCACCGGCCGCCCTTCACGCACGACCGTCGCGTTGCGAATGAGCACGTCGAACAGCGCGCGGCCGTTCTCGGGAATGGCCTGATACTCGGCGATGCCTTCCTGCCGGTACGATCCATCAGCAATGGACTTAAGCGCCGACAGAATGGCGACGAAGTTGAGCCGTCGAATTGTCATTTTTTCCGAGTCACCTTTAAACCCACCCGACTCGATAAGAATAAGGGTTGTTCCCCACTTCTGGATGTTATCCCCAAAGGCTCTGGGTTCAAACTCATCGTCGTAACGCGCCACCTGCCCCGGTATAAACTGCTGCAACACGCGATTCATGCCCGTAATGAGCTGCATAGACCGCTGGCGTACATCATTGATATTCCGATCCTCGTCGTAGGCCGTGGCCAGAAACGACACTACGGCCTGCTTGCCGCTTTTGCCGACGCTGTAGCGCGGGTTCTGGTCGTGCAGGTTAAAGCCGACAAGTGGCTTGAGCGTTTGCTGCATCTGTTTTAGCAAGGCACCTTCCGGCGTTTGCAGCCGTAGAGCGTCGCGGTTCATATCAATGTCCGTTGCCGTCCGGCGCTGGAAACGCTCGGCTCCGTCAGGATTGAGCATCGGGACAAAATACAAGGTCGTTTTGTCTAGAATAGTCTGTCGAAAGGCGTCGAAGCCATCATTTTTGGCCTGAAAGAAATTGAAAATATCGAACAGCGCCATGGTGGCCGTGGCCTCATCGCCGTGCATCTGGCTCCAGAGCAACACCTTTGTTGTGCCCGTGCCAGCCTTGACCTGATAAATGGCTCGTTTCTCCAGCGACTCGCCTACCTGGCTAACTGACAGCGGTTGGCCAACTGCCTGCAAAACGGGAAGTATATCGGCATGTTTGAATCGCCGGTGAGTGAAGGATTTTTCCTTGTAGGTATCGTGGGCGTCGTGCAGCCGACGGGCTTCTTCCTGGGCGAGCAAATGCGTTGAAATCATCAGAAATAAAGGGAGAAAGAGGAGTAGCTTCATGCTGTTTTTTGTCCAAGCCATAGCCCGCCAGCCGAAGCCAGTAAACATAGGCTTACATTAAGGCCAATATTAATCAGTGCGGCTCCCGGCCGGTTACTTTGCAGAAGCACGACGGTATCGTTACTAAAACTGGAGAAGGTACTAAGCCCTCCGCAAAAGCCGACTCCTAGCAGCAGCCGCAGGTCGTCGCCCACAGCCCGGCTCAGCACCCAGCCCATCACCGCGCCCAGTACAAAACTGGCCACTACATTGACAACCAGAATCGGCGTAGGGAAAGACGTTCCCAGGAGCGTGGCCGGCATGAGCCTGCCAGTAGCATACCGAAGCAGACTACCAGCCCCACCGCCCAAAAAAACCAGTATGTACGGATTCATTAGTAGAAATCTCATGTAGTGCCGACCGTCGATGCGTCGAACCGTCCCGGTCGGGTGTAAAGCAATTAGCAACTAGCCCGACCGGGACGGTCGGCATTATAAGATCAAAAACCAAACATACAAAAAACCGCCACGCTGAACGACGGATGGGCCGCTACAATCGCAAATGGGCCGTTTTTTTCGCTATCATTGTGAAATACCCCAATCCGAAACGTTGCCCTCACCGCCCGACTATGGCCCAAAATCAACTCAAGAAATTATTAGGCGTCGGTTTCGGCGTGGCCGTTACGATTGGCGGCACTATTGGCACCGGTATTTTGCGGAAGCCTGGTCCGATTGCACAGGACATCGGCAACCCGGTTTTGATCATTGCCGTCTGGCTGATTGTCGGTGTGTATGCACTGGCGGGGTCGCTCTCGGTTATGGAACTTGGCACGATGCTGCCTAAAGCCGGTGGCTGGTATGTGTATGCCCGGCGGGCGTTTGGCAATTACGCGGGCTTTATCATCGGCATCAGCAGCTGGCTCGGCAGCGTGTCGGCCATGGCCTTTGGGGCGGCTGTTATGAGCGAATACATCAGCCTGATGGCCCCTTCTATGGTTGATTATCAAAAGATTATTGCCATCAGTATTCTGGCTGCTTTTGTGGCCTTTCACTCCATTGGCGTACGCCTGGCGAGCCGGGCGCAGGAAGTCATGAGCGTGCTGAAGGGCGTTGGCCTGCTGGTGTTCGTTGTCGTTTGCTTCGTCGTCAAACCCGATCAGCCGGTGGCGGCTTCTGCCGAAACCATCCGACCACTGGCCGAAGGGGGCGTTTGGCTGGGTGTGCTGGCGGCTCTACAAGCCGTTTTTTATACCTATGATGGCTGGCACACCGCGGCCTATTTCACCGAAGAAGACGTCGACCCCAGCCGGAACCTCCCCCGTTCCATGATTAGCGGGGTGCTGCTGATTATCGGTATTTACGTACTGGTCAATCTGGCCCTGCTGTACGTGTTGCCCGTGTCAGCATTGGCGGGTACGAAACTTCCGGCGGCCGATGCCGTGCAGGTGCTGTTCGGGCCGGGCAGTGCGCAGGTCGTTACTTTTCTGCTGATGATTTCCATTATGGGGATCATCAACGCCCAGATCATGTTCAACCCCCGTGTTATCTTCGCGATGGGCCGCGACGGGCTCTTTTTCCGCTTCGTGACCCAGGTCAATTCGGGCGGTACCCCATTGAACGCCACGCTGCTGACAGCCGGTGCTTCCATCCTGATGATTCTGACCAACACTTACAGCAAACTTTCAGACATTGCCACCTTCTTTTTTGTGCTCTGTTACGCGTCGGCTTTTGCGGCCCTGATTCGCCTGCGCCAAACCGAGCCGGAACTTGACCGTCCCGTACGTGCCTGGGGCTACCCCTTTTCAACCTGGACGCTGCTCCTTGCCTCCTTGGCTTTTCTGTTTGGCGTAGTTATCGGCGATTTTTCCAGCAGTATGTATGCACTCGGCTTTATTGCCGTAAGCTACCCCGTATATTTATTCATAAAAAAATAACCGGACGGCTACTATCCGCGTACGTTCGATCTGACCAAAGAGTTTAACGCCGTAAGCGTTCTGAATCTGTTCGGTATTCTGGGTTGGGGTATCGACGTGGCCACCGGTGCCGTCATGAAATACGACCAGAAGGCGTATTCGATGGAACTGGAAAAGAAGAAAGAGACGAATTGAGCCTTATTCTCCGCACACTTTGCGGAGAATAATTACTCTAATCACTGCATTCAGCAAATAACAACTTAAAACCGCTCGTGGACTTCCTTGAGTAACTCGGCGGTTCGTCGGCGCATTTCGCTGACGGTCTGGGTGAAATTGTTGTGCATGATACTGAAATACAGCAGCCTGTTCCGCTTTGTCAGCACATAACCGCTTAAGTTATACACGCCGGTCATGGAGCCGGATTTGGCGAACACGTACGGCTTCCCCTTCATATCCAGGCTCTTTAGCGTACCCGACTGACCAGCGGCTGGCAACAAGGCAAATAACCGTTGTTGCGGCACCCTGGCATAAATCCGACTGAGCAGATCAATCAGCACATTGGGTGTAAACTGGTTATATCTTGACAAACCCGAGCCGTCGACCCAGCGGGCCGAACCCTTGAACGTAGTCGTATGCTGGAGACTGTCGGCAGTTCGGCGTAATTCAGCCAGTGGATCAAGCGGCCCTGTGCTGTGTTCGGTGGAGGCCATGAACAGGACTTGTTCCGCAAATTGATTATCGCTCACGAAGAGCATCCGTTTGTAGAGTGAATCCGTCGACGAGCCCCGTAATAGCCGGGCGTTCGCTACTATGGGCATCTTAACAACGCCTACCGCCCGATGTAGCGTATCGGCAAGCAACTGAGCCGCTAATTCACCCGACCATCGAAAGGGCACATCCTGCCGTTTGACTTTGTCATTAGCCGGACGCACAAACTGGTTTCCAAACTCAGTTCGATACACGCCACCCGGCGCATCGGCCACGGTGTGGGTACTATCGGTAAACCGGGCGGGGCTTGTTTTCCCGGCAGAAAACCGCACCACGTTGCCGTAAACAGGAAGGGGGGCCAGTTCAGCCGAGTAATCGTCGTTATAATCGTCCCAGGCCCAGCCCGGCCCAAAACGGGGGCCGGTGTAGTTGGCTGGTGAGAAGAACAGCCGCTCCGGCCGACTCCGTAGAAAAGCCAGGGCTGTGGTATCCGGCAAATCGGGATGGAGGAGTAACGGATTGCCCGTCCCCCAGAAAATCAGCGAATCGTTCCGGGTAATGTACCGAAGGGTGGGTAATGAGTCGTGCAGGGAGAGCAGACCCGCATAAAAGCTGAACAGTTTAGTATTCGACGCGGGCGTAAACGGTTTGTCGGCGTTATGCTGAATCAACGCCCGTTTCTGACCGGGATCATACAAGGCTACACCGGTAAAATGATCGGTATAAGTCGGGCTGGTTTGCAGTTCACGACTCATTCGCCGGGCGGGCGAGCAACCAATGACTGTTAGTAAAAAAACAAGAAATAAGATTGATTTCATACCTGTCTGGGCCAAGCTCCAGCTTGGCCTTAGCTCTCCATTCTGGTATACAAGGCCAAGCTGGAGCTTGGCCCAGACAAGTGGTTTACTTTTTAACGAGCTGTTCGCCCGGAAGCAACCACACACCCCGCGCTGACTGCCCGTAAAAGGATGTGCCGAACGGAACTTCCTGCCGACGAACTTTCCCGTTTTTCAACCGCACCGTAACCGCTGTAGTAGCCGCATCGACCGGGGTGAACGTTTGCGGCTGTTGCACGGCAAACAGCCGCAGCGGGCCTCTATTTTCGGTAACGGCCAGCAGCGGATGCCCCTGGGCATCGGGCAGGCTGACGAGCGCTTTGGCGTTACCCGGTGCGTAGAAGCCAGACTGAGCAATGGTTAGCGGCTTAAATCCACCCTTGCCGTCGCCTTTCAGCACGAGTCCATTAAAGGCATCCATGCGTCCGGCTACCAGATCGCTGCCGTGTTCGTTGCCAACCAGCACGGCATCCAGATTCCCGTCGCCGTCAACATCCTGCG is a window of Spirosoma linguale DSM 74 DNA encoding:
- a CDS encoding cell surface receptor IPT/TIG domain protein (PFAM: cell surface receptor IPT/TIG domain protein~KEGG: scl:sce5067 hypothetical protein); the encoded protein is MFMHVSQLRRPTSVLVALVLGLFVVVMSCKNEDTPAPVLSITSFTPSSAPAGSTVVITGTAFNATPASNTVTFGGVPATVTGASTTSLTVVVPANAGTPIAVTSGGATVTSTTAFQLGNKPVVDVTGDITSDQKWTANNIYYLKGFVNVKAPATLTIEPGTVIKGGGKDVDPSGQQKGATLIIQAGAKINAAGTASAPIVFTSNKAAGSRSYGDWGGVVLIGKAPTNQPGATAFEGGIPGTLGTYSDVNDNSGVMQYVRIEFGGIALLANSEINGLTMYGVGAGTTLDHIQVSYSGDDSYEWFGGTVNAKYLIALRGFDDDWDTDWGWSGKVQYGVALRDPEVADQSASNGFESDNFNPGLPATGPNAGLPLTGGVFANMSNFVFSGTPSSAASPKGSGPFQSAMHLRRNTSLSIFNSLMVGYPEGLRLDAPTGTTGTLDNATSGAMQLRGLVLANMNTPVRGAGAITNDQATAFFGTAAFKNQIIASTDVAKLLLNAASFNLTAPNFLPQAGSPLLTGAIWDGKGADAFFTKETFIGAFGTSDWTKGWANFDPQNANYDK
- a CDS encoding TonB-dependent receptor plug (PFAM: TonB-dependent receptor plug; TonB-dependent receptor~KEGG: mxa:MXAN_0272 TonB-dependent receptor), giving the protein MNRNLLLVLFSLLSTAVFAQTGTVQGTVKDGKTKESLIGCTVRVDGTQIGGTTDIEGHFNLANVPAGTHKIVISYVSYKTREIPNVRVESGNTTAIDTELDEEGTSLQEVVVRANKATNTEIAVITEIKQLKPIAVGISAQQIQKSQDRDAAAAIRRVPGVSIVDNRFVLIRGLAARYNSVLINDVITPSTEVDTRSFSFDLVPSNIIDRMIVYKSGSAELPGDFAGGIVKIYTKRRPDQNFMDAGLTLGYRGNTTFQTVQSQTRSGLNALGLWDASQQIPTSFPARSADFNALNPLQRAAYARLLPNTWALKDLTLSPDIRFALNLGRRFDVGDVRVSNLTSINYSMTNQFSNIDLKLYDNGTIANAITQQYNDANYARQTRLGLLHNWSARFSPGFTLEWKTLFNQLSTTETVVRTGAQVAEGYDVRSFSERFENRSILTTQLAGEHSISPLTKINWVGSFGYTGRWEPDWKRARYLRPTGTTGSDGQPAPFLIATPNDPTPTEVGRFNSKLHEYVISAIANGEHTFGNPTDREPNKIRFGVYAEQKNRDYAAHFYGYQAVGSASAAKQRDIATAFAPENVTGSQGSFSMLDGTRDRDAYKGQNTYLAGYVSGDVYFGPNANLTLGFRGEYNDQGITSKLNGVDTRLVNNKIFSPLPSVNFTYKLSDRTNLRFAYSSSVNRPEFRELAPFNYYDFNLLADIQGNTTLTTAKIQNLDAKWEFYPSPNELISVTGFYKHFTNPIESYLLFQGNGLAYTFTNAQSAQNYGVELEFRKGFQNSASAFLQNLSVVGNVSLIKSQVNVGDIVTAPDLSGTIQQYDIRGIADTKRALAGQSPYLINAGVYYAAPNSGWQWNVLYNVFGQRIFTVGNSQNPTVYEMPRNVIDLNLTKQFNKKLELRFGVQDLLNQYVRFAQDFNRDGKIGSDVTSQTAGADQMLRKFKRGSYYTVSAIYTFGRRTVIP
- a CDS encoding GAF sensor signal transduction histidine kinase (PFAM: ATP-binding region ATPase domain protein; GAF domain protein~SMART: ATP-binding region ATPase domain protein~KEGG: aci:ACIAD3176 putative sensory transduction histidine kinase); translated protein: MKPNYIVPENEFQRLVDLADLDLDYSGLKDKFKDLTKLAAKVTGTEISLINLIDSYTQWTVTNHGLDLDSMPRENSVCQYTILEPDSFEVKDLRLDSRFSEQFYVADDPHLRYYFGIPLKSSNGHNLGALCVLDTNTKELDPEKVELLRIIAAEVVSRLNAIREIQYLKRQASELNESRKRAAHDIRGPLGGIISMAQLVTNGGDSFKLKEILDFIQMIQMSSKSLLELADEILVNDDKWKHENETSHQIEVFHQAKLKAGLEKLYGPQALAKGVHFSVSTEASTELIPFSRNKVVQIVGNLISNAIKFTPEGGSVQVNTRLKLEGLHNVLSLTVQDSGVGMTSEKLTEILNGQGRSSNGTAGEAGYGFGLPLVKHLVDTLNGKITVTSAPGAGTCFEVSLIQQKAG
- a CDS encoding hypothetical protein (KEGG: pol:Bpro_2152 peptidase M14, carboxypeptidase A), with the translated sequence MAWTKNSMKLLLFLPLFLMISTHLLAQEEARRLHDAHDTYKEKSFTHRRFKHADILPVLQAVGQPLSVSQVGESLEKRAIYQVKAGTGTTKVLLWSQMHGDEATATMALFDIFNFFQAKNDGFDAFRQTILDKTTLYFVPMLNPDGAERFQRRTATDIDMNRDALRLQTPEGALLKQMQQTLKPLVGFNLHDQNPRYSVGKSGKQAVVSFLATAYDEDRNINDVRQRSMQLITGMNRVLQQFIPGQVARYDDEFEPRAFGDNIQKWGTTLILIESGGFKGDSEKMTIRRLNFVAILSALKSIADGSYRQEGIAEYQAIPENGRALFDVLIRNATVVREGRPVTVDVGINYSEVNDKDARSFQYKSSVEDIGDLSTFHGLNEIDATGLTLVPAKTYSDVLNSAADLDNLDLPALRRDGIVLFRVKQVDGVGQPSQAVHLLHEGDAPAQPLQLEQIPTFLLMKGTQIRYTFVNGFWQQKREGNNSPQNGIVD
- a CDS encoding CrcB protein (TIGRFAM: CrcB protein~PFAM: Camphor resistance CrcB protein~KEGG: shw:Sputw3181_2004 CrcB protein), which encodes MNPYILVFLGGGAGSLLRYATGRLMPATLLGTSFPTPILVVNVVASFVLGAVMGWVLSRAVGDDLRLLLGVGFCGGLSTFSSFSNDTVVLLQSNRPGAALINIGLNVSLCLLASAGGLWLGQKTA
- a CDS encoding amino acid permease-associated region (PFAM: amino acid permease-associated region~KEGG: ppd:Ppro_1252 amino acid permease-associated region) — encoded protein: MGRYNRKWAVFFAIIVKYPNPKRCPHRPTMAQNQLKKLLGVGFGVAVTIGGTIGTGILRKPGPIAQDIGNPVLIIAVWLIVGVYALAGSLSVMELGTMLPKAGGWYVYARRAFGNYAGFIIGISSWLGSVSAMAFGAAVMSEYISLMAPSMVDYQKIIAISILAAFVAFHSIGVRLASRAQEVMSVLKGVGLLVFVVVCFVVKPDQPVAASAETIRPLAEGGVWLGVLAALQAVFYTYDGWHTAAYFTEEDVDPSRNLPRSMISGVLLIIGIYVLVNLALLYVLPVSALAGTKLPAADAVQVLFGPGSAQVVTFLLMISIMGIINAQIMFNPRVIFAMGRDGLFFRFVTQVNSGGTPLNATLLTAGASILMILTNTYSKLSDIATFFFVLCYASAFAALIRLRQTEPELDRPVRAWGYPFSTWTLLLASLAFLFGVVIGDFSSSMYALGFIAVSYPVYLFIKK